From the genome of Halorussus caseinilyticus, one region includes:
- a CDS encoding ABC transporter ATP-binding protein has product MSLLEVNDLSVRYNAGESKVHAVDGVNFSVEHGETFGLVGESGCGKTTLGKSLIHLLDTNGYVESGEVWFDGTLPQWEDENGNPRREIIEDDQYPVREDGMTDLTELDDQDIRDVRWRNIALIPQSAMNALNPVYEVGDQIVEAILRHEPHTSKQEADARARDLLERVGIEPDRADDYAHEYSGGMKQRAVIAMAMACNPDMLIADEPTTALDVIIQDRILEEIEELQDEFDVSILVISHDISVMAEICDKLGVMYGGKMMESGPKAEVLENASNPYTLGLKNSFPTVKQEQQQLVSIPGSPPTLLDPSEGCRFADRCPFVVDECHTSHPPMYDVDAAEGGTRVEASDRHAHRSACYRIDDLEQMREDAAMEETWTETQTH; this is encoded by the coding sequence ATGTCGCTACTCGAAGTCAACGACCTATCGGTGCGCTACAACGCGGGAGAATCGAAGGTCCACGCCGTGGACGGCGTGAACTTCAGCGTCGAACACGGCGAGACGTTCGGTCTCGTCGGCGAATCGGGATGCGGAAAGACCACGCTCGGGAAGTCGCTCATCCACCTCCTCGACACGAACGGCTACGTCGAGAGCGGAGAAGTGTGGTTCGACGGCACGCTCCCCCAGTGGGAAGACGAGAACGGTAACCCGCGCCGCGAGATTATCGAGGACGACCAGTACCCGGTCCGCGAGGACGGGATGACCGACCTCACCGAACTCGACGACCAAGACATCCGGGACGTGCGGTGGCGCAACATCGCACTGATTCCACAGAGCGCGATGAACGCCCTGAACCCCGTCTACGAGGTGGGCGACCAAATCGTGGAGGCCATCCTGCGACACGAACCCCACACGTCCAAGCAGGAGGCCGACGCCCGCGCCCGGGACCTGCTCGAACGGGTCGGCATCGAACCCGACCGGGCCGACGACTACGCCCACGAGTACTCCGGCGGGATGAAACAGCGCGCGGTCATCGCCATGGCGATGGCGTGCAACCCGGACATGCTCATCGCCGACGAGCCGACGACGGCGCTCGACGTGATTATTCAGGACCGCATCCTCGAAGAAATCGAGGAACTGCAGGACGAGTTCGACGTGTCCATCCTCGTCATCAGCCACGACATCAGCGTGATGGCCGAGATTTGCGACAAACTCGGCGTGATGTACGGTGGCAAGATGATGGAGAGCGGCCCGAAGGCCGAGGTGTTGGAGAACGCCTCCAACCCGTACACGCTCGGGTTGAAGAACTCGTTCCCGACGGTCAAACAGGAACAACAGCAGTTGGTCTCGATTCCGGGGTCGCCGCCGACCCTGTTGGACCCCAGCGAGGGGTGTCGGTTCGCCGACCGGTGTCCGTTCGTCGTGGACGAGTGTCACACGTCGCACCCGCCGATGTACGACGTGGACGCCGCCGAAGGCGGGACGAGAGTCGAGGCGAGTGACCGCCACGCCCACCGGTCGGCGTGCTACCGAATCGACGACCTCGAACAGATGCGCGAAGACGCCGCAATGGAGGAAACATGGACCGAAACGCAGACCCACTAG
- a CDS encoding ABC transporter ATP-binding protein encodes MDRNADPLVEVENVSKWFDMSQGVVDRLMGREPTPVKAVDDVSFTINEGDIMGIAGESGCGKTTLGKLLVQLHEPTKGSIKFDGDDITEMSNDDEQEFRKRVQMIFQDPFESLNPRMTVFQSVVEPLRINDMYGGYSERRERVIEVLNEVGLSPAEAYLNEFPKELSGGELQRVAIARALVVNPDFVVCDEPVSMLDVSIRAGVLNLMKELQDEYGLTYVFISHDLSLIRYMCDRTAIMYLGDVIEQGPTDDVVMDPKHPYTEALFDAVPEVDPEAERHRANVTGEVPNPRNPPSGCRFHPRCSKIIPPEGWTGSQPAFRRAFQFKRQVVTEQLGPDDADTSAETAAGRAADELLEHGLALELPEEHQSASETGTTVDPRQLDLPNDAEQTLREAAERVVSGDYDAAREVLDGEFETVCAREHPDLRTAGDQITACHLYEGERKETRKAPSADD; translated from the coding sequence ATGGACCGAAACGCAGACCCACTAGTCGAAGTCGAGAACGTCTCGAAGTGGTTCGATATGTCCCAAGGGGTCGTAGACCGCCTGATGGGACGAGAACCGACGCCCGTGAAAGCAGTGGACGACGTGTCGTTCACCATCAACGAGGGCGACATCATGGGCATCGCGGGCGAGTCGGGATGTGGAAAGACGACGCTCGGCAAACTGCTCGTCCAACTCCACGAACCGACGAAAGGGAGCATCAAGTTCGACGGAGACGACATCACCGAGATGTCGAACGACGACGAACAGGAGTTCCGCAAGCGGGTCCAGATGATATTTCAGGACCCCTTCGAGAGCCTCAACCCCCGGATGACCGTGTTCCAGTCGGTGGTCGAACCGCTCCGCATCAACGACATGTACGGCGGGTACAGCGAGCGCCGCGAGCGAGTCATCGAAGTGCTGAACGAGGTGGGACTGTCGCCCGCCGAGGCGTACCTCAACGAGTTCCCGAAGGAACTGTCGGGCGGGGAACTCCAGCGCGTCGCCATCGCGCGGGCGCTGGTCGTCAACCCCGACTTCGTGGTGTGTGACGAACCCGTCTCGATGCTCGACGTGTCCATCCGGGCGGGCGTGCTGAACCTGATGAAGGAGCTACAGGACGAGTACGGCCTGACCTACGTGTTCATCAGCCACGACCTCTCGCTCATCCGGTACATGTGCGACCGGACCGCCATCATGTACCTCGGCGACGTGATAGAACAGGGACCCACCGACGACGTGGTGATGGACCCCAAACACCCCTACACGGAAGCGCTGTTCGACGCGGTGCCCGAGGTTGACCCCGAGGCCGAGCGCCACCGCGCGAACGTCACGGGCGAAGTGCCCAACCCGCGGAATCCGCCCTCGGGATGCCGGTTCCACCCGCGGTGTTCGAAGATTATCCCGCCGGAGGGCTGGACCGGAAGTCAACCCGCGTTCCGGCGAGCGTTCCAGTTCAAGCGCCAAGTCGTGACCGAGCAACTCGGTCCCGACGACGCCGACACCAGCGCCGAGACCGCGGCGGGTCGGGCGGCCGACGAGTTGCTCGAACACGGTCTGGCGCTCGAACTCCCCGAGGAACACCAGTCCGCGAGCGAGACCGGAACCACGGTGGACCCGCGCCAACTCGACCTGCCCAACGACGCCGAGCAGACGCTTCGGGAGGCCGCCGAGCGAGTCGTCTCGGGCGACTACGACGCCGCCCGCGAGGTACTCGACGGCGAGTTCGAGACCGTCTGCGCCCGAGAACACCCCGACCTGCGGACGGCGGGCGACCAGATAACCGCCTGCCACCTCTACGAGGGCGAGCGCAAGGAGACCCGGAAAGCGCCGAGCGCGGACGACTGA
- a CDS encoding ABC transporter substrate-binding protein: protein MPHRRNRTDDTNDSRRKFLKASGAGAVALSLAGCSGGGDDTTTEETTEETTTTETEPNTVTGSADDIPEGGTLTYGMSSKPDSSNVLVGSSVYSGVPLYRIYEFGTALDPITNEVKPWVFSDWTIEESDKPDLYFNMQKGLKWNDGEDFTKEDVLFTYRYCMENKPGQYTDVVEPIEKIEESSKSDWDFHLKLNKPIGYWESNTLGGLPLLPKHKWEGKDYKKYDPMKANPDNGPVGLGPGRLTKYQPDTSMQVVLDNEHYYDTLSTLDWREEHDQLIAGGPFIDKINFKIYGSKTALTQAFLKGEVDTHYGSMKTSKLSKVKETDGMSLINGLGSGFSYFGFNGRRKPLDDVAFKQAMTFVFDEYFWVERLLQNNAIKGDFAQTPGYPAPRPDYQFASEDEMMTHPATNAFDFRSAEAAVPDVEAIRKFLSEGKVIDGSSGTYAGKDYPGSLSGIKASQSEAKYDYSFGEVKSSVLKDHQSADKEIRVGGKTIPEVMDGDPITIFIDPPKNTPKEAKAIQRWADNLKSLGIPVKTQTLSFNTMLSKVYQQEDFDIYPMGWGGTGPFGSSAYAFFHSDNADDLSKKDHGSDKQNAEATLYNSTGYGLAGGSADELLSKARTELDPKKRNKLSAKALERIYLDMPYFIMDYEKMRWPVNTAKFTGFVEGLVDPPYASFSTQLNNMHLKE from the coding sequence ATGCCACACCGGCGCAATCGAACTGACGACACGAACGATAGCCGACGAAAGTTCCTGAAGGCGAGTGGTGCTGGTGCCGTTGCCCTCTCTCTTGCTGGCTGTAGCGGCGGTGGCGACGATACCACCACCGAGGAGACGACCGAAGAGACGACGACCACCGAAACCGAACCGAACACCGTCACCGGGTCCGCCGACGACATCCCGGAAGGTGGGACGCTCACCTACGGGATGTCCTCGAAACCCGACTCGTCGAACGTTCTGGTCGGAAGTTCGGTCTACTCTGGCGTTCCGCTCTACCGCATCTACGAGTTCGGTACGGCGCTGGACCCAATCACCAACGAAGTCAAGCCGTGGGTGTTCAGCGACTGGACCATCGAGGAGTCCGACAAGCCCGACCTCTACTTCAACATGCAGAAGGGTCTGAAGTGGAACGACGGCGAGGACTTCACCAAGGAAGACGTACTGTTCACCTACCGGTACTGCATGGAGAACAAGCCGGGTCAGTACACCGACGTTGTCGAACCCATCGAGAAAATCGAGGAGTCCTCGAAGAGCGACTGGGACTTCCACCTCAAACTCAACAAGCCAATCGGCTACTGGGAGAGCAACACGCTCGGCGGCCTTCCGCTCCTGCCCAAGCACAAGTGGGAAGGCAAGGACTACAAGAAGTACGACCCGATGAAGGCCAACCCGGACAACGGTCCGGTGGGTCTCGGTCCGGGCCGACTCACGAAGTATCAGCCTGACACCTCGATGCAGGTCGTCCTCGACAACGAACACTACTACGACACTCTCAGCACGCTCGACTGGCGGGAAGAACACGACCAGCTCATCGCCGGTGGGCCGTTCATCGACAAAATCAACTTCAAGATTTACGGGAGCAAGACCGCGCTGACCCAAGCCTTCCTGAAGGGCGAAGTCGATACCCACTACGGGAGCATGAAGACCTCGAAGCTCTCGAAAGTCAAGGAGACCGACGGCATGTCGCTCATCAACGGTCTCGGCAGCGGGTTCTCCTACTTCGGCTTCAACGGTCGCCGCAAACCGCTCGACGACGTTGCCTTCAAGCAGGCGATGACGTTCGTGTTCGACGAGTACTTCTGGGTCGAGCGACTCCTCCAGAACAACGCCATCAAGGGCGACTTCGCCCAGACGCCGGGGTATCCCGCCCCGCGTCCGGACTACCAGTTCGCCAGCGAAGACGAGATGATGACCCACCCGGCCACCAACGCCTTCGACTTCCGGTCGGCGGAAGCCGCGGTGCCGGACGTGGAAGCAATCCGGAAGTTCCTCTCCGAGGGGAAGGTCATCGACGGGTCGTCGGGTACCTACGCCGGAAAGGACTACCCCGGCAGTCTCTCGGGCATCAAGGCGAGTCAGTCGGAAGCCAAGTACGACTACTCGTTCGGCGAGGTCAAGTCCTCGGTCCTCAAAGACCACCAGAGCGCCGACAAGGAGATTCGCGTGGGTGGCAAGACCATCCCCGAGGTCATGGACGGCGACCCGATTACCATCTTCATCGACCCGCCGAAGAACACGCCGAAGGAGGCGAAGGCCATCCAGCGATGGGCGGACAACCTGAAGTCCCTCGGCATCCCGGTGAAGACCCAGACGCTGTCGTTCAACACGATGTTGTCGAAGGTCTACCAGCAGGAGGACTTCGACATCTACCCGATGGGTTGGGGCGGAACCGGTCCGTTCGGCAGTTCGGCCTATGCCTTCTTCCACTCGGACAACGCCGACGACCTCTCGAAGAAAGACCACGGGAGCGACAAGCAGAACGCCGAAGCGACCCTGTACAACTCGACGGGCTACGGTCTCGCTGGCGGCAGTGCCGACGAACTGCTCTCGAAGGCCCGGACGGAACTAGACCCCAAGAAGCGCAACAAACTCAGTGCGAAAGCGCTCGAACGCATCTACCTCGACATGCCCTACTTCATCATGGACTACGAGAAGATGCGCTGGCCGGTCAACACTGCGAAGTTCACTGGCTTCGTCGAGGGTCTCGTGGACCCGCCGTACGCGAGCTTCAGCACGCAGTTGAACAACATGCACCTGAAGGAATAG
- a CDS encoding ABC transporter permease codes for MTRISARYLGKRLVVSYLTLLVIMSLLFVLIRSMPGSFIGSMITPELDQSDIKRLRETWGLNEPMWRQYIDFMINYQTGQFGRSPTYKEPVWDIIIRRFPRTLVLFGSAFIVQFIVGPLVGMYLGWWRGTRKDKSIFTSSLAVYSMPAFWLAWLFIWLFNYELGWLPSTYMFTKFANFEWTTLSIIVDVLKHIALPLFSIAFVSWVGAMLVMRPAMNNVTGEDYVFLAQAKGLSERTVMIKHAARNALIPVATQAIVGLAFLLDGSVIVENVFSWPGLGQVIVSSVLSRDYPVSQAAFFMLAVLIIVMRLVTDIAYTYLDPRIKFGGDS; via the coding sequence ATGACACGAATTAGTGCACGATACCTCGGCAAGCGGTTGGTCGTGTCCTACCTGACCCTGCTTGTCATCATGTCGCTACTGTTCGTCCTCATCCGGAGCATGCCCGGCTCGTTCATCGGTTCGATGATAACTCCGGAACTCGACCAGTCCGACATCAAGAGACTGCGAGAGACGTGGGGTCTGAACGAACCGATGTGGAGACAGTACATCGACTTCATGATAAACTACCAGACCGGTCAGTTCGGTCGGTCGCCGACGTACAAGGAACCCGTCTGGGACATCATCATCCGGCGGTTCCCGCGGACGCTGGTGCTTTTCGGCTCGGCGTTCATCGTCCAGTTCATCGTCGGCCCACTCGTCGGGATGTATCTCGGCTGGTGGCGCGGAACCCGGAAGGACAAGAGCATCTTCACGTCGAGTCTGGCGGTGTACTCGATGCCAGCCTTCTGGCTCGCGTGGTTGTTCATCTGGCTGTTCAACTACGAACTCGGCTGGCTACCGAGTACCTACATGTTCACCAAGTTCGCTAACTTCGAGTGGACCACGCTGTCCATCATCGTGGACGTACTCAAACACATCGCCCTGCCGCTGTTTAGCATCGCGTTCGTCTCGTGGGTCGGCGCGATGCTGGTCATGCGGCCCGCGATGAACAACGTCACCGGTGAGGACTACGTGTTCCTCGCGCAGGCGAAGGGCCTGAGCGAGCGGACGGTCATGATTAAACACGCCGCACGTAACGCGCTGATTCCGGTGGCGACCCAAGCCATCGTTGGACTGGCGTTTCTCCTCGACGGGAGCGTCATCGTCGAGAACGTGTTCAGTTGGCCGGGTCTCGGACAGGTCATCGTCTCGTCGGTGCTGAGCAGGGACTATCCGGTCTCACAGGCCGCGTTCTTCATGCTCGCCGTTCTCATCATCGTCATGCGCCTCGTGACCGACATCGCTTACACGTATCTCGACCCGCGAATCAAGTTCGGGGGTGACTCCTGA
- a CDS encoding type II/IV secretion system ATPase subunit produces MSDERDAGDDIPDEKRRQADGSDADPDADEPDADESDPEGGDAEGDTDSKDDDIEAPEVENTEGEDEGADEADTEGGDEDHESDTAENDAGPDSLEISDEKLTSAGVTVGEYDWEEFKDEFFYEDGSPPTNWRGKALPFEPSEYLGHDPDETDQRVEDGVETAEGLSAYFEDFLDPEKTPVALGEYLWEHFRYEYYYDESEEGMALPRDESGEVVPFDRSKWHGHDDFPASVFEAGWAVTDLSASFEEWLDPATTPVTKGEYYWEHFKYEYYYTDTSVTAPERPRDDEGEIDRFDKEEWLGFPEEDLEERLAEGAHDARKLLQIEDERTLDVPEELDEDAFFSTFEGHTTLANRYDLEKEVALPKKQHFREVDRYWVNKPYSFVVIFHSEKENETKYYLVEPYCTPIEEDLKEFLTEKLRSSIKYSSEDVVVEAQEEEREEVIERETLRLLARYDLYAENDGERAEQLKELLDRYDETRDAVSAYVERLREETDAAFEPVREFIEERRDERTDETDDEDPDADAAESETDSSPEAEQTPDTDPSPDADAATDSEEVAADGGAVGDDSADTDATDPETVSPESPETPAEPSSPDEAESADLPAKTDDADGSDLPATTDDGDDPRIRLDEYLDLDFEAEGSLRQQVRAAVEAKIEALEPDDSGGLDGIMVRPEPVLIEEDSDDLSEYQAQKLLYYLRRDFIGYERIDGVKHDINVEDISCDGYNSPVFVYHTDYEQIITNVYHGEDELDDFVVKMAQRSGKGISKRQPQVDATLPDGSRAQLTLGREVSDHGTNYTIRQFKDVPFTPVDLVNWNTFSLEEMAFMWLAIENHKSLIFAGGTASGKTTSLNAVSLFIPSNSKIVSIEDTREVELPQRNWIASVTRPSFSDDDKGDVDEFDLLEAALRQRPDYIVMGEIRGEEGRTLFQVMSTGHTTYTTFHADTVGEVLKRFTTEPISVSKTLFTALDLVSIQTQTRVNDSKVRRNKSLTEINEYNAENDEINVQDIFQWRAEDDEFMRLSGSNTMEDIMFDRGWNRDRLEKEILKRRVILAYLIKNGLNEYTQVAATVQAFINDPDTILTLVANEKLEDSLEDLREMESVQIDVNPKKEEMVPRPDPSEETYDLAKGILAEAEDRLLDDYRGADADVDGLAVALAESAEPTDAPAEIEAEPGADGSDAPASDDADAPFGGDILDSEPAESESVQDTESVGPEDSVRNVNDAGELGSFPEVYDEQEEDDENGDSSFGDFEAAFEDDEDDRREDER; encoded by the coding sequence ATGAGCGACGAACGGGACGCCGGGGACGACATCCCCGACGAAAAACGACGGCAGGCGGACGGCTCCGACGCAGACCCCGACGCCGACGAACCTGACGCCGACGAATCCGACCCCGAAGGCGGAGACGCGGAAGGCGATACCGACTCCAAAGACGACGACATCGAAGCCCCAGAAGTCGAAAACACCGAAGGAGAAGACGAAGGGGCCGACGAAGCGGACACCGAAGGCGGAGACGAAGACCATGAATCCGACACCGCCGAGAACGACGCGGGGCCGGACTCGCTCGAAATCAGCGACGAGAAGCTAACCAGCGCGGGCGTCACCGTCGGCGAGTACGACTGGGAGGAGTTCAAAGACGAGTTCTTCTACGAGGACGGGAGTCCGCCGACCAACTGGCGGGGGAAGGCCCTCCCCTTCGAACCGTCGGAGTACCTCGGCCACGACCCCGACGAGACCGACCAGCGAGTCGAAGACGGTGTAGAGACCGCCGAGGGGCTGAGCGCCTACTTCGAGGACTTTCTCGACCCGGAGAAGACGCCCGTGGCGCTCGGCGAGTACCTCTGGGAACACTTCCGGTACGAGTACTACTACGACGAGAGCGAGGAGGGGATGGCGCTCCCCCGCGACGAGTCGGGCGAAGTCGTCCCCTTCGACCGGAGCAAGTGGCACGGCCACGACGACTTCCCGGCCAGCGTCTTCGAGGCGGGGTGGGCCGTCACCGACCTGAGCGCGTCGTTCGAGGAGTGGCTAGACCCGGCGACCACGCCCGTCACGAAGGGCGAGTACTACTGGGAACACTTCAAGTACGAGTACTACTACACCGACACTAGCGTCACCGCCCCGGAGCGACCGCGCGACGACGAGGGGGAAATCGACCGCTTCGACAAAGAGGAGTGGCTCGGTTTCCCCGAGGAGGACCTCGAAGAACGCCTCGCGGAGGGCGCACACGACGCCCGGAAACTCCTGCAAATCGAGGACGAGCGCACCCTCGACGTGCCCGAGGAACTGGACGAGGACGCCTTCTTCTCGACCTTCGAGGGCCACACCACGCTGGCGAACCGCTACGACCTCGAAAAGGAAGTCGCACTTCCCAAGAAACAGCACTTTCGGGAGGTGGACCGCTACTGGGTCAACAAGCCCTACTCGTTCGTCGTCATCTTCCACTCCGAGAAGGAGAACGAGACCAAGTACTACCTCGTGGAGCCGTACTGCACGCCCATCGAGGAGGACCTGAAGGAGTTTTTGACCGAGAAGCTTCGGTCGTCCATCAAGTACTCCAGCGAGGATGTCGTCGTCGAGGCTCAAGAGGAGGAACGCGAGGAGGTCATCGAGCGCGAGACCCTCCGACTGCTCGCGCGCTACGACCTCTACGCCGAGAACGACGGCGAACGCGCCGAGCAACTGAAAGAACTGCTCGACCGCTACGACGAGACCAGAGACGCGGTGTCGGCCTACGTCGAACGACTCCGCGAGGAGACCGACGCCGCGTTCGAACCGGTCCGGGAGTTCATCGAGGAGCGCCGAGACGAACGCACTGACGAGACGGACGACGAGGACCCCGACGCGGACGCCGCGGAGTCCGAAACCGACTCGTCGCCAGAAGCAGAACAGACGCCCGACACCGACCCGTCACCGGATGCCGACGCCGCGACCGACTCCGAGGAGGTCGCGGCGGACGGCGGCGCGGTCGGCGACGACTCGGCAGACACCGACGCTACAGACCCCGAAACGGTCTCGCCGGAGTCGCCCGAGACACCGGCGGAACCGTCTTCGCCCGACGAAGCCGAATCCGCCGACCTCCCGGCGAAGACCGACGACGCGGATGGGAGTGACCTACCCGCAACGACCGACGACGGCGACGACCCTCGCATCCGACTCGACGAGTACCTCGATTTGGACTTCGAGGCCGAGGGGTCGCTCCGCCAGCAGGTCCGGGCCGCGGTCGAAGCCAAAATCGAGGCGCTGGAACCCGACGACTCCGGCGGCTTGGACGGCATCATGGTCCGGCCGGAGCCGGTCCTCATCGAGGAGGACAGCGACGACCTCTCGGAGTATCAGGCCCAGAAACTGCTCTACTACCTCCGGCGGGACTTCATCGGCTACGAGCGCATCGACGGCGTGAAACACGACATCAACGTCGAGGACATCTCCTGTGACGGCTACAACTCGCCGGTGTTCGTCTACCACACCGACTACGAGCAGATAATCACCAACGTCTACCACGGCGAAGACGAGTTGGACGACTTCGTGGTCAAGATGGCCCAGCGGTCGGGGAAAGGCATCAGCAAGCGCCAACCGCAGGTAGACGCCACCCTCCCCGACGGCTCTCGGGCCCAGTTGACCCTCGGCCGCGAGGTGAGCGACCACGGGACCAACTACACCATCCGGCAGTTCAAGGACGTGCCGTTCACGCCGGTCGACCTCGTGAACTGGAACACCTTCTCGCTCGAAGAGATGGCGTTCATGTGGCTCGCTATCGAGAACCACAAGTCGCTCATCTTCGCCGGGGGCACGGCGTCCGGGAAGACGACTTCGCTGAACGCCGTCTCGCTGTTCATCCCCAGCAACTCCAAAATCGTCTCCATCGAGGACACCCGCGAGGTCGAACTGCCACAGCGCAACTGGATTGCCAGCGTCACCCGGCCTTCCTTCTCGGACGACGACAAGGGCGACGTGGACGAGTTCGACCTGCTGGAGGCGGCGCTCCGCCAGCGCCCCGACTACATCGTGATGGGCGAGATTCGCGGCGAGGAGGGTCGGACCCTCTTCCAAGTCATGTCCACGGGGCACACGACCTACACCACCTTCCACGCCGACACGGTGGGAGAAGTTCTCAAGCGGTTCACCACCGAACCCATCAGCGTCAGCAAGACGCTGTTCACCGCCCTCGACTTGGTGTCCATCCAGACCCAGACCCGCGTCAACGACAGCAAGGTCCGGCGGAACAAGTCGCTCACGGAGATAAACGAGTACAACGCCGAGAACGACGAAATCAACGTCCAAGACATCTTCCAGTGGCGCGCCGAAGACGACGAGTTCATGCGCCTCTCGGGGTCGAACACGATGGAGGACATCATGTTCGACCGCGGATGGAACCGCGACAGACTGGAGAAAGAAATTCTCAAGCGCCGGGTCATCCTCGCGTACCTCATCAAAAACGGTCTCAACGAGTACACGCAGGTCGCCGCGACCGTACAGGCGTTCATCAACGACCCCGACACCATCCTGACGCTGGTCGCCAACGAGAAACTCGAAGATAGCCTCGAAGACCTCCGGGAGATGGAGAGCGTCCAAATCGACGTGAACCCCAAGAAAGAGGAGATGGTTCCCCGGCCCGACCCGAGCGAGGAGACCTACGACCTCGCCAAGGGCATCCTCGCGGAGGCCGAGGACCGCCTGCTCGACGACTACCGGGGAGCGGACGCCGACGTGGACGGACTCGCCGTCGCACTCGCCGAGTCTGCCGAACCAACCGACGCGCCCGCGGAAATCGAGGCCGAACCCGGTGCCGACGGTTCGGACGCACCCGCATCCGACGACGCCGACGCGCCGTTCGGCGGCGACATCCTCGACTCCGAACCCGCCGAGAGCGAGTCGGTGCAGGACACCGAATCGGTCGGTCCGGAGGACAGCGTTCGGAACGTCAACGACGCCGGAGAACTCGGGAGTTTCCCCGAAGTGTACGACGAGCAAGAAGAGGACGACGAGAACGGCGATAGCTCCTTCGG
- a CDS encoding ABC transporter permease: MSTETETENASQIDSLKERWRPRIERFRRGWDRFTQEKMGVLGIVIMVVFIFWALFPDVFAPHSMEWRAYLGTEPGRLTAEQADSLPHPPAFGDPFFAPLGTNYLGQGILTLVVHAADDALYIGFAAGLLSSLVGVPLGLISGFYGNTWIDETIQRVVDVMYGLPFLPFLIVLVAIRGITTTNIILGIAVTSWLNNCIVIRGETLSLKERSYVESAKVAGASDTRIVFRHIMPNVLPLAFVFLAQDAAAAILAQASLAYLGLADFTANSWGLMLQNIKSNGYVFDAWWWLIPPGVCIMLIAAAFYFVGFSMEDVTNPQEES; encoded by the coding sequence ATGTCTACCGAAACGGAAACCGAAAACGCGTCACAAATCGACTCGCTGAAGGAGCGCTGGCGGCCTCGAATCGAGCGGTTCCGCCGCGGTTGGGACCGCTTCACCCAAGAGAAGATGGGGGTGCTTGGCATCGTCATCATGGTCGTGTTCATCTTCTGGGCGCTGTTCCCGGACGTGTTCGCGCCCCACTCGATGGAGTGGCGGGCGTACCTCGGGACCGAACCCGGCCGACTGACCGCCGAGCAAGCCGACTCGCTCCCGCACCCGCCCGCGTTCGGCGACCCGTTCTTCGCACCGCTGGGGACGAACTACCTCGGACAGGGCATCCTGACGCTCGTCGTTCACGCCGCCGACGACGCCCTCTACATCGGGTTCGCGGCGGGCCTGCTGTCGAGTCTCGTCGGCGTCCCGCTCGGACTCATCAGCGGCTTCTACGGCAATACGTGGATTGACGAGACGATTCAGCGCGTGGTCGACGTGATGTACGGCCTGCCGTTCCTGCCGTTCCTCATCGTCCTCGTGGCGATTCGGGGCATCACGACGACCAACATCATCCTCGGCATCGCCGTCACCTCGTGGCTGAACAACTGTATCGTCATCCGCGGGGAGACGCTCTCGCTGAAAGAGCGGTCGTACGTCGAGTCGGCGAAGGTGGCGGGCGCGAGCGACACGCGAATCGTGTTCCGACACATCATGCCCAACGTCCTGCCGCTTGCGTTCGTCTTCCTCGCGCAGGACGCGGCGGCGGCCATCCTCGCCCAAGCGTCGCTGGCGTACCTCGGACTCGCGGACTTCACCGCCAACTCGTGGGGCCTGATGCTCCAGAACATCAAGTCGAACGGATACGTCTTCGACGCGTGGTGGTGGCTCATCCCGCCGGGCGTCTGCATCATGCTAATCGCGGCGGCGTTCTACTTCGTCGGCTTCTCGATGGAGGACGTGACCAACCCGCAGGAGGAGAGCTAA